Proteins encoded in a region of the Bactrocera tryoni isolate S06 chromosome 4, CSIRO_BtryS06_freeze2, whole genome shotgun sequence genome:
- the LOC120776184 gene encoding uncharacterized protein LOC120776184 — translation MDDRFVQGTSKDSKAKVQPTARKKFHASTPYERQPSKSKTICGYENIPAENNTEALSLLKIIIKKQESIEKRIAQIENSVFNTESVILKDIIQRSQAMAKNKNIREQKVILKKFHSDRPMFGEIEDVTIEEIASKFPLVTMDALLEVEEKLNMKQYNKSMVAFIHKLKDTCNSVDGVLRRIFTDTLIENFNWDGRWGKNPLNTLKIINQIVFETFQSDGKTFELNVRKYVELSRNRLKQKVRAHTKNIKRQEFYLGYP, via the exons atggaCGACAGATTTGTACAGGGTACGTCGAAGGATTCGAAAGCGAAAG tccAACCAACTGCTCGGAAGAAGTTCCATGCAAGCACTCCATATGAAAGACAGCCaagtaaaagtaaaacaatCTGTGGATACGAAAACATTCCCGCAGAAAACAATACAG AAGCCCTGTCCcttttaaaaatcattataaaaaaGCAAGAATCAATTGAAAAACGGATCGCGCAAATAGAGAACAGCGTTTTCAACACAGAATCCGTAATATTAAAAGAT ATTATTCAAAGGAGCCAAGCTAtggctaaaaacaaaaatatacgaGAGCAGAaggtaatattaaaaaagttccaTTCAGATCGTCCTATGTTTGGGGAGATAGAAGACGTCACTATTGAAGAGATCGCGTCAAAATTTCCTCTTGTAACAATGGATGCTCTTTTGGAAGTGGAGGAGAAACTAAATATGAAACAGTATAACAAGTCAATG gtTGCGTTCATACATAAGTTGAAGGATACATGCAACAGCGTCGATGGAGTCCTTCGTCGGATTTTTACAGACACtctaatagaaaattttaattgggATGGACGATGGGGAAAAAATCCGCtcaatactttaaaaataattaatcaaattGTGTTTG AGACGTTCCAGTCTGACGGAAAAACGTTTGAGCTGAACGTAAGAAAATATGTGGAACTTTCCCGCAACCGTCTGAAGCAAAAAGTTAGAGCGcatactaaaaacataaaacgaCAAGAGTTTTATCTGGGTTATCCATAA